Part of the Halostella litorea genome is shown below.
TGCGGTCCCGGTCCGACCGGCGGACGGCCAACCGCGCCGGCCGCCCCACGTGGTGGCCACCCCCGCCCCCGCCGGTAAGCCGACGTTTCCCGGCCGTACCAACCCGCAAACCCACCCGCCCGAGAACCGGATCTCGGCCCCCGGTAATCGCAAGGAAGCGACGGATTAACCTGCTGTACCAAACCCCCTAAGGTGGTCTCGGTCCTCCCTACCAGTATGAGCACCACAGCAACGTCGACCGCCCCCGACCTCACCGACAAGCAGGAGCGCATCCTCGACTACCTCCGCGAGAACGCCGACACGAAGACCTACTTCAAGTCGCGGCTCATCGGCGAGGACCTGAACATGACCGCGAAGGAAGTGGGCACCAACATGACGGCGATCCAGAACGGCGACGCGGACGTCGACGTGGAGAAGTGGGGCTACTCCTCCAGCACGACGTGGAAAGTGACCGCGTAGCTCAGGGGTCGAACCGGATCAGCCCGTCGGCGTCCGCCGCGAGCGCGGCGGCGTCCGGGCCGAACGAGTCGGCGTACCGAACCAGCAGCGTCAGCACGGTTTCGGGCTCCTCGACCGCGTAACCGTCCTCCCGGGAGAGCAGTCCGACCTCCTCTAGCTCGCCCGCGTACTTGCTGATCGTCGGCCGCGACACGTCGAGTGCGTCCGCCAGGTCCGAGCCGGTCGCGTCGGGGTCCCGGAGGAGTTCGACGAGCATCCCGCGGGGCGTCTCCCGACGCAGGTAGCCCAGCGCGACCTGTTCGAACCCGGAGAACCGCCCGGCCGGGAAGAAGCGGCGGTAGTCGCCGTCCTTCCGGCTCACGACCGCGCCGGCCGACTCCAGCTGGCGGAGGTGGTGCTGTGTCTCGCCGGTGCCGAGCTGCAGGTCGTCGCGGAGCTTCGAGAAGTGTGCGCCCGGCGTCGTCGTCACGTAGCCCGAGATGGCGTCGCGCGCGTCGCTGTCCTGCTCGGGCTCGTCGTCCCCGTCCCGCAGCCGGGTGAGCGGGCTCGCCGCTCCGACGGCAGCGAAGCGCCGGAGCGTCGCACGTTTGCTCTCGTCGACGTCGCGGGGACCGTCCATTGGAGTGGGGTTACGCGGTGGAACCTAAAACCCCTTCGCTAGTCGGAGTTCGTTTCGCCGTCGGCGTCGCCGCCCTCCGGAGGCGCCTCGCCGTCCGTGCCGCCGTCGGCGTTGAAGTTCCCGTCCATGTCCTCGATGACCTCGTCGGGGTCGCGGATGTTGGCCGAATCCTCCCCCTGCTTTATCGCCTCGGCCTCCTGCTCCATCGCCTCGATGTCCATCTGGGCCTCCTCGTCGATCTGGCCGAGGATCTCGTCGATGTCGTCGAGGCCGAGCATCTGCCGGGTCTCGGAGTCGAACTCGAGGCTGTTCAGGTCGTCGCCGTTGTCCCGCACGTCGCTGCCGGTGAGGTGCTTGCCGTACCGGCCGAGCATCGAGGAAAGCTCCTGTGGCAGGACGAACGTCGTCGACTCGCCCTGACCGATGGCCTCCAGCGTCTCCATTCCCTTGTCGATGACCGC
Proteins encoded:
- a CDS encoding DUF7123 family protein, translating into MSTTATSTAPDLTDKQERILDYLRENADTKTYFKSRLIGEDLNMTAKEVGTNMTAIQNGDADVDVEKWGYSSSTTWKVTA
- a CDS encoding winged helix-turn-helix transcriptional regulator yields the protein MDGPRDVDESKRATLRRFAAVGAASPLTRLRDGDDEPEQDSDARDAISGYVTTTPGAHFSKLRDDLQLGTGETQHHLRQLESAGAVVSRKDGDYRRFFPAGRFSGFEQVALGYLRRETPRGMLVELLRDPDATGSDLADALDVSRPTISKYAGELEEVGLLSREDGYAVEEPETVLTLLVRYADSFGPDAAALAADADGLIRFDP